The genomic DNA TTTAAGACAATGCAGTCTCAGACAAGCAGATGCTAACTGGGTTCCTTTATCTTCCTCTAAAACCTGCTGTGTCCTTatagaaatatatttttgatgTCAAATGTCATGTCAATACAAAAAATTATATATGCATCAGAAGCATGAGtatattgttttattacaatcatataaatatatCTGTGTCCTTTTTAGAAGTTGGCTTTGTATTCCAAAATGCAAGACCACCAGGACAGCGGCAGCCGGCTTGGCCCCCCGGCGATCAAAGAGGAGGACAAGGAGCTGCCGCCCGGTGCCGAGTACCTGAGTTCCCGCTGTGTCCTCTTCACTTACTTCCAGGGCGATATCAGTGCGGTGGTGGATGAACACTTCAGCCGAGCTCTCAGCCAGACGAGTGCATACCCCGCGTCGAGCAGCCACAAGGCCGTAAGAGGTGTGTAGTATTTCTttttgtatatatgtatgtatacatacacacacatatgtgtgtatTAGTGGATTATTTTGTCAGTATTTTGAGAATTGTAGGCAACATTTCtcaacatttcacatttctaCTCATGAAATGCCTTAATATTCTCAGGTTGTGTGGTGTGTGATCTTTTTTCTGATGTTGACATTGGCGGACTCAGCGTTGTGGCCCTTTTCCACTGGTGATACTTAAATATTCCTGCATATTTGCCACTTATTTCTTTTAGTGGAGTTTTATGCTGCTTTTCATTgtctttaaatattaaagtgATTGAGTAGAATCAATTATGCCCCAGGCATCTATTTACATGCACTGGtgtgatatttttaaatgtgtaatgCCAACtttttatagtgtttttttttaggaaTTGTCCATGTGTATAGAAAGGATAATGGAAAGTTGTGTGTCACGTATGTCCCCAAACGTGTGTATGTCTTTAAAATAGTAGGATTGATTTTAATGCCACCTTTTGATGTGAACCATCACTAACAATGATGAAAGCTGCTATTTAACTTTAGTGGTAGAAAATTACAAGTGAAATAACTGATTGTATCTATTAAATATAGGAAACATACATATGATAAATACAAATAGTACGATAAGTAGGTATTCAATAAGTAGGCGTAATTCAGCCTGTTCTTGTgaataaaaagaagaatttaGTCTATAAAGAAACGCCTCTGAAACAGCTTTCAGATTATTTAGAGGGAGAGACGTGTTTCATATGCACCACAAGTGTGATAATGGTCCATTGTGCAAAtatcttaaaatgaaaacagaagtttTACTGACTATTACAGTAAAATCACATAAATagaatcattttttatttaaaaaaaaccccatcatgCTCAACATAATTATATGTTGTGTCCTTCTAAGGGGGGAAAAAGTTTTTAATTGAGCCTTGACTTTGCATTTTCCGAGGAAAATTCAGTGGAATAATCCTGCTTCAACACTACCGTGACTTCATCAGAGTCAGAGGCCCAATTACAATCTGGCAGCTACACCCCCCTCCCTGCATGCTTTCAGTCCCTTTGCGCCTTTGCGTGGACGGTCCCCTACATTAAGTGCTATTCCAAACCAATTAGCCTTGAGTGGAAGTGGGTTATAAACCCACCAAAGCCAAAGCTGCACCAGTGCAGGCTTACTAACCACACTCTGTGAAGGAAATGAAATTGAAACGGAGCAGTTGTATTTTCCAATAAGTAATGGACCCGATCTTAATACATCCAGACACTCCAGATGCTGATTGCAAGTTCCTGTTTTGAGCTGAGAAAGGCGAGAACATCCTAGAGGTTGCCGCTACGATTCTACCATATCCATTAATTAAGCGATCCTTCAGCAGCCACAAGTGTGACTCTTCGTGGAGTTACACTTGTGACGGAGCGGGAGTGTGAAGGGGCCGGATTGGAATTGGACCAgagagcacaaaaacacaaagcaaactgATGATCAACCCACGCCTGATCTAATTGGTTTAGGATAGAATTCTCAGGAAGTAATAAATCCAAGGCGGGGGGGGTTGCCATAATTGGTGCCCAAGTGCAACGTCCCCAACAAAATAAGAGAAAGGAGACAATGCAgataaaaatactaaaataattCAGTGAATTTTAGTCCCAAAGGAAATATGAGAATGAAATAACTCAACTACACCTGAGCACTCATGtctgaatttgtattttttattgtgtAAACTATGGCAACGAAAAAGAGATGATAACAAAAACATATGACAATATGTTAAGAAATCCACATTGTGTTGCTGCCAGTTATCTGATTTGGAGTGATTTAAATATATGCAACAACAGGAATACCTTTACAGGGTCAGATTAAAGATGGTGAGAGCTACATATTTATCCAAAGATATAAATTCAGTGCACAATTAAAAGTATTTGCCAGGaattttctcatttatttttttgtatatcgCTTTTAATGACATTACATCTATCACAGGTTTCGCTGAAGTGAAATCCTTTTTAGGGTCACGTTAACCGGTGATTCTTTCCATCAGCTAAAGAATTAAAAGAAACTGAATTGGTATCCCCATTAATATTCAGTTTtagctgtgtaaacataaaGGGATGATAAAAGCCGACATAAAAGGATTCATtcctttattatttttgaaatCTATGCTGAATTGAGTTGCTTTTCCTTTCTTCCCGTTTagcaaacactttttaaatCCAGCACCTTTATGTAAGTTTTATTAGCAAAAAAATGACCGATTGTGAGTGAGGAAGGAATTTAAATTGTCGTACCATTTTGTAACAAAACTTACTATCCTCAAGCCtcacaattattattattattattactcagCAGCGCTTGCTTTAAAATTGCATCGACTATTTTGCAGTCATTGATTATCTTGTACATAAAATATCAGAAAAATGTGAGAAATGACCATCACAAATACCACATTGCCAAGGACACAgcttcaaattacatttttaaactgtctaAAAAAACTAACTGATTCCACTTGCAGTgatattaaagaaagaaaagcagcaaaattCACATTAAAGGAGCTGAAAAGACtgtattttatgcttttttgccTTAAAAAGATGATCAATAAGTTGCGATAAATTCAATACGCATACCATAAATTATGACGCTAAAAAAATGATCCTTGTTTCAAAACAACAGTCAAGAATGAACCTTCAACCACAATGTGTTAACATTATTCAAGCTACATACGTTTTAAAAGTCTAAATAAGTAGGTGTGTCATACTTATGAAATGAGTTTCCTTCATTAATGTGCATTTCTATCTTCACAGATGGATCCTTTCCTATGAGCCAGAGAAGTTTCCCTCCGTCTTTCTGGAACAGTTCCTACCAGCCGTCAGTCTCCTCCACACTGGGCAGCGCTCTGTCGGCTCCCCACACAGAGCTCTCCTTTCCAGGTGACCCTTACTCCTCTGCCTCCCTGCACAGCCACCTCCACCAGCCCAGCCCCGATGCCTGGCACCcatcccaccaccaccaccatcaccaccatcacccTTACTCACTAGGAGGTGCTATAAGCACCCAGAGCTCAGCTTACCCACGTCCAGGTGTTCACGAGATGTACGGCACAGCGTTCGACCCACGCTACGGCTCGCTGCTGGTGCCGTCAGTGAGGTCGCACCACCGCCTGACGTCCGGCAGCTCGGTACCGGGGCCCAGTGGCTCTCCCTGTGACCTCGGGGGTAAAGGGGAATCGGGGACGGGGTCGACCTGGAGCGGTGCCTTCACGGGGGCAGGAACAGAGATTGGACTGAACATGGACACAGGTACTGCCAATTTTGAAGTCGATTTATTTTAGGATCTGCATAGAAAACTGCATCTTCTGTCCTTCAGGTAACAGAAAATTCAACTCAAGTGGGCACTTGAGCTAAAATagacagaaaaaagaagaaacagctgGATGATGAACAGGAGGATCTCTCCTCATCAGAATTGCAACAACTGTCATATGCACTAAACAAATAGAACTAACAAAAGGCTGAACTGCAGCACACACATTCTGCACAGTTATGACAAAATGACTTTTACACCAGCTTTTTAGTCAGCAGCCTATTTTTAGTAAAACAGTGATAAAACAATGATGAGCTTTGTGCTTGGGGAAGAGAGGCCCAGCAATTCAACAACCAAGTTTAATCAAAaatctaaaatatttttgtttgagTAGAACCGCTTTCTTTGTAAAATAGTTCCGAACCAAGCACTGGAAGGTAAATTTTGCAATAAAAAAACCCTCAATTTAATTTTTGGATATCTTCTTGTCATCGCATAagttaaaaataatcttttaacatgcaaaatttaacatttttagaTAGCTAAAGTTATTTGAATCCTATTTAAGGCCTCAGCTTTCAGATTAAGATGTATTATGCTTTCTCTATTAATGCTCTCTAAGCTTTTGTTATGAAACAATGCAAACTTCATGAATGGTTAGAGAAGAAAAACGAATTAATGGCAGAATCCTGCAGTGGATAAGGTTTAGTCTGCTTGCTTTGCCTCAGGGGTCGATGGCCAGTATTTTGGTGAGTTGTGATGAGGCCCTCAAATTGCATGTCGGCTGGTCATTGTTTACTTAAAATGTTAGCTTAAATAAAGAGAGACCtgttatgtttttctttattgacTGTCATACATATTTTTGTCAGTATatgagccaaaagctcaggtTTAATACTGCTAAACACTTGATTTTTGAAAGTTCTTCCTAGTTTTAGGAATGAGTGTGGATATCCAAAAGAAATCCTAAAAGAAAGTTGGCTTAATCTGCTTGTGTAAATCATCCAAAACTACTCTAGTACTGAGTAATAATAGGACTGAGAACTCCTCGGATATCAAAGATCTCAGAAAGAGCACGACCTTTAATTGGAAATTgagataaaaatgttttcccacacTAAGAGATTCAAAGCAAACACAGAAGAATAattgttttatattgatttGTTGTTGTGAGGTTAGAACAGAACAGTCTTAATACAAATTGCAGACTGGATTGATTTAAATGCTGCGTCGCATTCTTCTCATTGGATTCGTTCACATTGTTAATTAGTATTGGTGAAAGACACCGAGAACAGACGTATCTGTGAAGTGTCAGTtactggatttttttcttttaaatactgTTTGAGAAGAATGAAAGGCTCGGGAAAACTGTGTAATGAGATGCAAGGTTAACTTGTTATGGGACTGAAGTAATTGAAACAAAATCAATCAATTGAGCTTAAGATGTGAGCTTACACTTTGACTTCGAGTCGATGAAAACCACCCGTGAAAACCAGTAAGTGACATTCATATTGACACTGATATCAGTCTTTTAAATGGATTTTCTGCTGTCTATATTGACATGCTAAACctttgctgcttgtttgtgcaGATGTTGAACTTGGTTTGTCAAAAAGCGCACTCATTTAGAAAACTAATTAATAAATGAGGCTGCTCTAGCATTCATTATAACCTTCTCTTTCTGTGTATCTCTCAATATCTAATTGGGGGGAAACAGCTTTAGTAACATACTGTGAAAAGCAGAATGAAATAACGTTCTGTTTCCCTGCCTGAGATCAACTTACACAAGTGGTTTAAACCAACAAACTGGCTGTCAATCAGCACCTTAACACCAGCTGTCAACTTTCTTTTCTGTTGCTGTCGCGCTTTCATCCCCCTCTGCCTCGGGCAGTTCCTTCTGCTTTTATCAACAGGGCATTTGCGCCTCGTTTTCTAATCTACcttcttttccttctctgtcttttcttttcctgcttttctctccttttctctcagGTCTGCCAGCACAGGATAAGAGCAAGGATTTGTACTGGTTTTAGAGACCACTGagacccccctcccccctcttcttGTCTACTACTTTGGCTGTAGCCGCTTTCCTGCACTCCTGCTCTACTCTACTGCTGTTGTGGGATGACTGAGAGATAAATTGACAGAT from Maylandia zebra isolate NMK-2024a linkage group LG15, Mzebra_GT3a, whole genome shotgun sequence includes the following:
- the vgll2a gene encoding transcription cofactor vestigial-like protein 2a isoform X2; translation: MSCLDVMYQVFGPQPYFSSYSPYHHQKLALYSKMQDHQDSGSRLGPPAIKEEDKELPPGAEYLSSRCVLFTYFQGDISAVVDEHFSRALSQTSAYPASSSHKAVRDGSFPMSQRSFPPSFWNSSYQPSVSSTLGSALSAPHTELSFPGDPYSSASLHSHLHQPSPDAWHPSHHHHHHHHHPYSLGGAISTQSSAYPRPGVHEMYGTAFDPRYGSLLVPSVRSHHRLTSGSSVPGPSGSPCDLGGKGESGTGSTWSGAFTGAGTEIGLNMDTGLPAQDKSKDLYWF
- the vgll2a gene encoding transcription cofactor vestigial-like protein 2a isoform X1, which translates into the protein MSCLDVMYQVFGPQPYFSSYSPYHHQKLALYSKMQDHQDSGSRLGPPAIKEEDKELPPGAEYLSSRCVLFTYFQGDISAVVDEHFSRALSQTSAYPASSSHKAVRDGSFPMSQRSFPPSFWNSSYQPSVSSTLGSALSAPHTELSFPGDPYSSASLHSHLHQPSPDAWHPSHHHHHHHHHPYSLGGAISTQSSAYPRPGVHEMYGTAFDPRYGSLLVPSVRSHHRLTSGSSVPGPSGSPCDLGGKGESGTGSTWSGAFTGAGTEIGLNMDTALCYGGLCSSSAALLS